The Plasmodium berghei ANKA genome assembly, chromosome: 5 genomic sequence tatatttggataaatatatttatatttcttttaatattaaaaaattttgaaatgcaaaagtttaatttattatagtGCATATtactatacatatatttcatatatctttttttctctcattttaaaaataataattaaatcaaatatattatattcatatatagaatattatttatgtatgttgttttaaattaattttgaaaatatcaaatgaaaaaagaaaacttatcattttgttttcaattctacatatttatatatattttttaataaacgttattttaataatttagtATTTGTATGAccattaaaaatgtaaaaaaggaaaaaaaatatatatattttttttatttaaaaaataataaaataaaacaaatccgatctttatatgaataattatatatttttgaaacaAAAGTGAAAgaggaaaatatatatatgcctaataaatcatattgtacataaaaaaaagttaatatataacatagTGCTAATAAgaactatatatattatgccTATTTTCAAAtgcttatattttatgaacagtattatatattagtaaGTTACAAcctttgaaaaataatattattttaatcaaaaaaggtatatatatatatatatatatatatatatatatatatatatatataacaaaaaatgtacAATATGGACAAGGAAattaatgaatatttaGGAGAAGATGTATTATATGAtgatattgaaaataaatatgacaTTGTTGATATAAGTTCCAGTGAAGAAAATGAGGATGAAAATagtattgaaaataataaagatcCTGATCAAATAGAActtgtaaaatataaagaaaacataatttcatactataaaaaattttatggaaataaaaGCTTATATTGTGTTaataattacaaaaaatggatTTATTTTGGAagtataaataacaaatgttatttatacaattgTTTTGACGCTGATTTGAAATGCTTTGCTAATAGCATTGGATTTagtgataaaaaaaatgtaaatatttttgataaaaatggaataaaaGGTAATTCGATAAATTTGGAAAGTTTAAAAAACCAAAAATATAGAGATACAGtgacaaatataaaattttcaaaagaTTGTAAATATGTTgctttttctatatataatggtgatatatatgtatatgaaaataataatacgaACAGTTCAGAATTAttgaattataatttaagtaatataaagaaaaatataaataatagtaattcattggtaaatatatataattggaatattgataaaaatgttacAAAAGAGGAACTAATAAATGAAGATatgaaatttataaatattttaagtataaataattcagatgataaaaaagatatagaatattttatgttttgtccatttaatgaaaatgttattataagcatttatttaaattcaccaaatatatatatttgggATATATTAGAAAATACACCTATAAATATTGCGCATACTATTGATGTACCaacatttataaatgtatgtaactatggaaataat encodes the following:
- a CDS encoding WD repeat-containing protein, putative; protein product: MDKEINEYLGEDVLYDDIENKYDIVDISSSEENEDENSIENNKDPDQIELVKYKENIISYYKKFYGNKSLYCVNNYKKWIYFGSINNKCYLYNCFDADLKCFANSIGFSDKKNVNIFDKNGIKGNSINLESLKNQKYRDTVTNIKFSKDCKYVAFSIYNGDIYVYENNNTNSSELLNYNLSNIKKNINNSNSLVNIYNWNIDKNVTKEELINEDMKFINILSINNSDDKKDIEYFMFCPFNENVIISIYLNSPNIYIWDILENTPINIAHTIDVPTFINVCNYGNNFYLISGFDNGTTVVYDYNIYNLKKKDNTNKKFEKREKKCYHSMGFSQPRLAKEIFDENNDTTNEGTLRINSRNINNKYLYNETVQNPHNILNNDFNENCSNDILCIDNCITNEIYLATHKNIIKLYNINSNNVVSIYDNMHSDLVDYCLFNNKKNNIFASSSLDNNIIIYDFQNNKCINTFCANYDFNITDTNNKMEKGINFLKWINSNLLLFSSLNGNIYIYDIRTRKCVHQFYCHTDTIFNINLSLHLYQNKNILSILTASDDNSSTLHFVDMSSFI